AATGACGGCATTAAGGACCGCACCAGCTTCCGTCTGGAGCGTAAAGTTGCTTTTGCTGGTCGCTACATGGGGCGCGGTAACGGTTATCTGGCAACCATCGGGGCTATCTCGCCGTTTGTTGGTCTGTTTGGTACCGTCTGGGGCATTATGAACAGCTTTATCGGGATTGCTCAAACCCAAACCACCAACCTGGCCGTTGTCGCGCCAGGGATTGCCGAAGCCCTGCTGGCTACCGCAATCGGTCTGGTCGCTGCGATTCCAGCGGTAGTTATCTACAACGTTTTTGCTCGCGGTATCGCAAGCTATAAGGCTTCACTGGGTGATGTTGCCGCGCAGGTGCTGCTGCTGCAAAGCCGCGATCTGGATCTCGCATCCAGCCGCCAGTCACTGCCGGTAAATGCCCAGAAACTGCGCGTAGGGTGATGACCCATGGCTATGCATCTGAATGAAAATACCGATGACAGCGGTGAAATGCAT
This genomic interval from Salmonella enterica subsp. enterica serovar Choleraesuis contains the following:
- a CDS encoding biopolymer transporter ExbB, with amino-acid sequence MTENLMQTDLSVWGMYHHADIVVKVVMIGLLLASVVTWALFFGKGAKLLAEKRRIKREHQQLTEARSLNDAQTIASHFDAGSFGSQLIHEAVNERELSAESDDNDGIKDRTSFRLERKVAFAGRYMGRGNGYLATIGAISPFVGLFGTVWGIMNSFIGIAQTQTTNLAVVAPGIAEALLATAIGLVAAIPAVVIYNVFARGIASYKASLGDVAAQVLLLQSRDLDLASSRQSLPVNAQKLRVG